One region of Microbacterium rhizosphaerae genomic DNA includes:
- a CDS encoding GDP-mannose 4,6-dehydratase: MAEARRALITGITGQDGGHLALQLHEKGYEVYGLIRGQNNPRRAALEAEMPNLTLIEGDLTDPTSLIRAVEVSNPHELYNLAAISHVGYSFKNPTLTADVTATGVLNVLEAVRVTGRDQSTRIYQASTSEMFGGLDYNRPGAGYNEDSLFHPRSPYGVAKLYGHWIARNYREAYGMFVSCGILFNHEGERRGLEFVTRKITHGVARIKLGLQANIELGDLWPKRDWGYAGDFVEGMWKILQHDEPDDFVLATGETHSIEEFLTLAFAEVGIDDWRPYVIQNPTHMRPTEVDILLGDPSKAERVLGWKRRVDFPELVRLMVEHDLKLARMQRALA, from the coding sequence ATGGCAGAAGCGCGCCGCGCTCTCATCACAGGCATCACCGGACAGGATGGCGGTCATCTGGCGCTGCAGCTCCACGAAAAGGGCTACGAGGTCTACGGCCTCATCCGCGGCCAGAACAACCCGCGGCGCGCCGCACTCGAAGCCGAGATGCCCAATCTCACCCTGATCGAAGGCGACCTGACGGACCCCACATCGTTGATCCGCGCGGTGGAGGTCTCGAACCCCCACGAGCTCTACAACCTGGCGGCGATCAGTCACGTCGGGTATTCCTTCAAGAACCCGACGCTCACTGCGGATGTGACGGCCACGGGCGTGCTCAACGTCCTCGAGGCCGTCCGAGTGACCGGCCGGGATCAGTCGACTCGCATCTACCAGGCGTCGACCTCGGAGATGTTCGGCGGCCTCGACTACAACAGGCCCGGGGCAGGCTACAACGAGGACTCCCTCTTCCATCCCCGCAGCCCTTATGGGGTCGCCAAGCTATATGGACACTGGATCGCGCGCAACTACCGCGAGGCGTACGGCATGTTCGTTTCCTGCGGGATCCTCTTCAACCACGAGGGCGAGCGGCGCGGCCTCGAGTTCGTCACGCGCAAGATCACCCACGGCGTCGCACGCATCAAGCTCGGCCTGCAGGCGAATATCGAACTCGGCGACCTCTGGCCGAAACGCGACTGGGGTTACGCAGGCGACTTCGTCGAAGGCATGTGGAAGATTCTCCAGCATGACGAGCCCGACGACTTCGTTCTCGCGACCGGCGAGACGCACTCGATCGAGGAGTTCCTGACCTTGGCATTCGCGGAGGTCGGCATCGACGACTGGCGGCCCTATGTGATCCAGAATCCGACGCACATGCGCCCCACGGAGGTCGACATCCTGCTCGGTGACCCGAGCAAGGCCGAGCGGGTCCTCGGTTGGAAGCGCCGGGTGGACTTCCCCGAGCTGGTGCGGCTGATGGTCGAGCACGACCTGAAGCTGGCGAGGATGCAGCGCGCGCTCGCATGA
- the rfbB gene encoding dTDP-glucose 4,6-dehydratase gives MSRLLVTGGAGFIGSNFVHHVVAHTDHHVTVLDKLTYAGNLASLAGLPDDRVIFVQGDIADAALVDDLLPGVDAVVHYAAESHNDNSLNDPRPFLDTNIIGTYTLLEAARRHGTRIHHISTDEVYGDLELDDPARFTESTPYNPSSPYSSTKAGSDLLVRAWVRSFGVQATISNCSNNYGPYQHIEKFIPRQITNVIRGIRPKLYGAGENVRDWIHADDHSSAVLTILEKGEIGQTYLIGADGEKNNKEVVELILTLMGQDADAYDHVTDRAGHDMRYAIDSTKLRTELGWRPAYQDFEAGLAATIEWYRENEDWWAPAKDATEAFYAAKGQ, from the coding sequence ATGTCGCGCCTCCTCGTGACCGGCGGAGCCGGGTTCATCGGCTCGAACTTCGTGCACCACGTCGTCGCCCACACGGACCACCACGTCACGGTGCTCGACAAGCTCACCTACGCCGGGAACCTCGCATCCCTCGCCGGACTTCCCGATGACCGGGTGATCTTCGTCCAGGGCGACATCGCCGACGCGGCTCTCGTCGACGACCTGCTCCCCGGCGTGGACGCGGTTGTGCACTACGCGGCCGAGTCGCACAACGACAACTCGCTGAACGACCCGCGGCCGTTCCTCGACACGAACATCATCGGTACCTACACGCTGCTCGAGGCGGCTCGACGGCACGGAACGCGCATCCATCACATCTCGACCGACGAGGTGTACGGCGACCTCGAGTTGGACGACCCGGCGCGTTTCACCGAGTCGACGCCGTACAATCCGTCATCCCCGTACTCCTCGACGAAGGCCGGCAGCGACCTCCTCGTCCGTGCCTGGGTGCGCTCGTTCGGCGTGCAGGCGACGATCTCGAACTGCTCCAACAACTACGGGCCGTACCAGCACATCGAGAAGTTCATCCCGCGGCAGATCACGAATGTCATCCGCGGCATCCGTCCGAAGCTCTACGGCGCGGGCGAGAACGTGCGCGACTGGATCCACGCCGACGACCACTCCTCCGCCGTCCTGACGATCCTCGAGAAGGGTGAGATCGGCCAGACCTACCTCATCGGCGCCGATGGCGAGAAGAACAACAAGGAGGTCGTCGAGCTCATCCTGACTCTCATGGGGCAGGATGCCGACGCCTACGACCACGTCACGGACCGCGCCGGCCACGACATGCGCTACGCGATCGACTCGACGAAGCTCCGCACCGAGCTCGGGTGGCGACCGGCGTATCAGGACTTCGAGGCAGGGCTCGCCGCCACGATCGAGTGGTACCGCGAGAACGAGGACTGGTGGGCGCCGGCGAAGGACGCCACGGAAGCCTTCTACGCCGCGAAGGGCCAGTAG
- the rfbA gene encoding glucose-1-phosphate thymidylyltransferase RfbA → MKGIILAGGSGTRLHPITLGVSKQLIPVYDKPMVYYPLSTLMLAGIRDILVITTPHDAAHFERLLGDGSQFGVSLTFAQQASPDGLAQAFTIGADFIGDDKVALVLGDNLLYGPGLGTQLKRFADVDGGAIFAYWVAEPSAYGVVEFDAAGRAVSLEEKPLDPRSNYAVPGLYFYDNDVVDIARNLGPSARGEYEITDVNRAYLDRGKLQVDVLPRGTAWLDTGTFDQMTDAADYVRTMERRTGMKIGVPEEVAWRQGFLTDAELEERAQALVKSGYGTYLLDLLKRGL, encoded by the coding sequence GTGAAAGGCATCATCCTGGCGGGCGGCTCAGGCACCCGGCTGCACCCGATCACGCTCGGCGTGTCCAAGCAGCTCATCCCGGTCTACGACAAGCCGATGGTCTACTACCCGTTGTCGACGCTGATGCTCGCGGGCATCCGTGACATCCTCGTCATCACGACGCCGCACGATGCCGCCCATTTCGAACGGCTCCTCGGCGACGGCTCCCAGTTCGGCGTATCGCTGACCTTCGCGCAGCAGGCATCCCCGGATGGTCTCGCCCAGGCATTCACCATCGGCGCGGACTTCATCGGAGACGACAAGGTCGCCCTCGTTCTCGGTGACAACCTGCTGTACGGTCCGGGACTCGGCACGCAGCTCAAACGGTTCGCTGACGTCGACGGTGGAGCGATCTTCGCCTATTGGGTGGCCGAGCCTTCCGCATACGGCGTCGTCGAGTTCGACGCGGCCGGTCGTGCAGTCTCCCTGGAGGAGAAGCCACTGGATCCGCGCTCGAACTATGCGGTGCCGGGCCTGTACTTCTACGACAACGACGTCGTCGATATCGCGCGCAATCTCGGGCCGAGCGCCCGCGGCGAGTACGAGATCACGGATGTCAATCGGGCATACCTGGACCGCGGGAAGCTCCAGGTCGATGTCCTGCCGCGAGGCACGGCATGGCTCGACACGGGAACATTCGACCAGATGACGGATGCGGCGGACTACGTCCGCACGATGGAGCGCCGCACCGGCATGAAGATCGGCGTCCCCGAGGAGGTCGCCTGGCGTCAGGGATTCCTTACGGATGCCGAACTCGAGGAACGTGCGCAGGCGCTCGTCAAATCCGGCTACGGCACCTACTTGCTCGATCTCCTGAAAAGAGGACTGTGA
- a CDS encoding glycosyltransferase family 2 protein, translated as MPLPPETTLIIVPAWNEERNVGNTVAEILEAHPEYDVVVVDDGSWDSTAAVARDAGASVLSLPFNLGVGGAMRTGFAYAHRNGYRRAIQVDADGQHNPEDIEKVLAGLETADISIGARFDGVGDYDVRGPRRWAMRFLASVLTRVARVRLTDVTSGFRAAGPRAIEQYVRYYPAEYFGDTLDSLVAACHAGLTVTQVPVAMRSRVHGRPSQGTIGSMVYLLRALFALGLAVMRRPVRGGHRSEGVAA; from the coding sequence ATGCCACTGCCTCCCGAGACGACGCTCATCATCGTTCCAGCGTGGAACGAGGAGCGGAACGTCGGGAATACCGTCGCAGAGATCCTTGAGGCCCATCCTGAGTACGACGTCGTCGTTGTCGACGACGGCTCATGGGACTCCACCGCCGCGGTTGCGCGTGACGCGGGCGCCTCTGTGCTCTCCTTGCCGTTCAACCTGGGCGTCGGCGGTGCCATGCGCACGGGCTTCGCGTACGCCCACCGGAACGGCTACCGGCGCGCCATCCAGGTGGATGCCGACGGGCAGCACAACCCGGAGGACATTGAGAAGGTGCTGGCGGGGCTCGAGACCGCCGACATCTCGATCGGGGCCCGCTTCGACGGCGTCGGCGACTACGACGTGCGCGGCCCGCGCCGCTGGGCGATGCGGTTCCTCGCGTCCGTCCTGACGAGGGTCGCCCGCGTGCGGCTGACCGACGTGACGAGCGGATTCCGTGCGGCCGGACCGCGCGCGATCGAGCAGTACGTGAGGTACTACCCCGCCGAGTACTTCGGTGACACCCTCGACTCGCTGGTGGCGGCCTGTCATGCAGGCCTCACCGTCACCCAGGTGCCTGTCGCGATGCGCTCGCGTGTTCACGGACGCCCGAGCCAGGGGACGATCGGGTCGATGGTCTACCTGCTGCGAGCCCTCTTCGCGCTGGGGCTCGCCGTCATGCGCCGACCTGTGCGAGGCGGACACAGGTCGGAAGGAGTGGCGGCATGA
- a CDS encoding DUF2304 domain-containing protein, protein MIVVGGIILAAVIIVLVFWMLLTRKLREKYAALWLIIGLGVLILGLFPKLLLWLTAALGVQLPSNLIFSMAILLLLGVGLHLSWELSQAEDEIRRLAEESAIARTEIQSLKARLDALEERDLSARSDQPDDAGSDGGS, encoded by the coding sequence ATGATCGTCGTCGGTGGAATCATCCTGGCGGCGGTCATCATCGTTCTGGTCTTCTGGATGCTGCTCACGCGCAAGCTGCGCGAGAAATACGCGGCCCTGTGGCTGATCATCGGTCTCGGGGTCCTGATCCTCGGCCTGTTCCCGAAGCTGCTGCTGTGGCTCACGGCCGCCCTCGGCGTTCAGCTACCGTCGAACCTGATCTTCTCGATGGCGATCCTGCTGCTGCTCGGTGTCGGACTGCACCTGTCGTGGGAGCTGTCCCAGGCGGAGGACGAGATCCGCCGTCTGGCGGAGGAGTCGGCCATCGCCCGCACCGAGATCCAGTCCCTGAAGGCGCGGCTCGACGCCCTGGAGGAGCGCGACCTCTCCGCACGATCCGATCAGCCGGACGACGCGGGCTCCGACGGCGGCAGCTGA
- a CDS encoding glycosyltransferase, which produces MTARSGAIALAAYQPDEQLFARQLRSLQAQTVEDWSCVISADGGREEVEAAVRRAVGRDDRFTVCGYDDRVGFYRNFERALREVEPSVAWVALSDQDDFWYPRKLERLIPFLEDHTIVSGQARVAEDGSGRTIAESTDRVAAELLDLTTLNRFSGAMSVFRREVLDLALPFPVMATPVEVHDHWIAVCAAVLGPTAIVDDVLQDYVQHAGNVLGEAGAPGRFRASSAWRTLAASSQRYQGSRSLRALVRTVYDMGYGWRALISTTLEARRQPGDAAVAQLSRIYGSHAKWGAAFAHFAAASGGASNTVMLDAGRLMNGMQRRRSLTARAEPGPR; this is translated from the coding sequence ATGACGGCCAGGAGCGGCGCGATCGCACTCGCCGCCTACCAGCCGGACGAACAGCTGTTCGCCCGCCAACTGCGCTCCCTTCAGGCTCAGACGGTCGAGGACTGGTCCTGCGTCATCAGCGCGGACGGCGGCCGCGAAGAGGTCGAGGCCGCCGTGCGGCGGGCCGTCGGCCGCGATGACCGCTTCACCGTCTGCGGCTACGACGACAGGGTCGGGTTCTATCGCAACTTCGAACGGGCCCTCCGCGAGGTCGAGCCCTCGGTCGCGTGGGTCGCACTCAGCGACCAGGACGACTTCTGGTACCCGCGAAAGCTTGAGCGTCTCATTCCGTTCCTGGAGGACCACACCATCGTCTCGGGGCAGGCACGCGTGGCGGAAGACGGGTCAGGGCGCACCATCGCCGAATCGACCGACCGGGTCGCCGCAGAACTCCTCGACCTCACGACCTTGAACAGGTTCTCCGGGGCCATGAGCGTCTTCCGGCGCGAGGTCCTCGATCTCGCCCTCCCCTTCCCCGTGATGGCGACCCCGGTCGAGGTTCACGATCACTGGATCGCGGTGTGCGCGGCGGTGCTGGGTCCAACCGCCATCGTCGACGACGTGCTGCAGGATTACGTCCAGCACGCCGGGAACGTGCTCGGGGAGGCCGGGGCGCCGGGGCGCTTCCGCGCCTCGTCAGCCTGGCGGACCCTCGCCGCGAGCTCGCAGCGGTACCAGGGCTCGCGGTCCCTTCGCGCGCTCGTGCGCACGGTGTATGACATGGGCTACGGGTGGCGCGCCCTCATTTCGACGACACTCGAGGCGCGACGTCAGCCGGGGGATGCCGCGGTCGCGCAGTTGTCGCGGATCTACGGGTCACACGCGAAGTGGGGCGCCGCGTTCGCGCACTTCGCGGCAGCCTCGGGCGGCGCCTCGAACACCGTGATGCTGGATGCCGGCCGGCTCATGAACGGCATGCAGCGCCGGCGGTCGCTCACGGCCCGCGCTGAGCCTGGCCCACGCTGA
- a CDS encoding glycosyltransferase, which yields MPDTSAADATSPSQDRMLAVMTVFRPGAEAARNAFSIAQQVDELVVVDDGSGPESSATLADIVASGANVIRLTENSGIAAATNAGIAQVEPRGGDLVVFFDQDSAVPPGFVSALRGAIATAGRRGVPVGGAAPEHFAGVRQGRTDRNGLLRVDMPIQSGLMVTADTLARVGGMRDELFIDLVDDDFALRVADAGRVIVGAADIRLPHQLGQQVAVPFFGRPLGMRGRPLAFTVSAPFRYYYRARNRVLVSRAHRRRHRMRLAVDTLVEARHYAIVLAAVKQRGALLALLRAGRRDGRRGVGGRIPAALQHAAGGIDWRFPL from the coding sequence ATGCCCGACACTTCCGCCGCTGATGCGACCTCCCCTTCGCAGGACAGAATGCTCGCGGTCATGACGGTCTTCCGGCCGGGCGCGGAGGCGGCGCGGAACGCCTTCTCGATCGCCCAGCAGGTCGATGAACTCGTCGTGGTCGACGACGGCAGCGGCCCGGAGTCCTCAGCGACCCTCGCCGACATCGTGGCGAGCGGCGCAAACGTGATCCGCCTGACCGAGAATTCCGGCATCGCCGCAGCCACGAACGCCGGGATCGCGCAGGTCGAGCCCCGCGGCGGCGACCTCGTCGTCTTCTTCGACCAGGACTCCGCGGTGCCGCCGGGATTCGTCTCCGCACTGCGGGGCGCCATCGCGACCGCGGGTCGCCGCGGCGTCCCCGTCGGCGGGGCCGCTCCGGAGCACTTCGCGGGCGTCAGGCAGGGACGCACGGACCGCAATGGCCTTCTCCGGGTGGACATGCCGATCCAGTCGGGTCTCATGGTCACGGCAGACACGCTCGCCCGCGTCGGCGGCATGCGCGATGAGCTCTTCATCGACCTCGTGGACGACGACTTCGCGCTACGCGTGGCGGATGCGGGGCGGGTCATCGTCGGCGCGGCGGACATCCGTCTGCCCCACCAGCTGGGTCAGCAGGTCGCGGTCCCGTTCTTCGGGCGCCCTCTCGGGATGCGGGGCCGTCCCCTGGCCTTCACGGTCAGCGCGCCATTCCGCTACTACTACCGCGCTCGCAACCGGGTCCTGGTCTCCCGCGCCCACCGACGCCGTCATCGGATGCGACTTGCCGTGGACACCCTGGTGGAAGCGCGGCATTACGCGATCGTCCTCGCCGCCGTAAAGCAGCGAGGCGCACTCCTCGCTCTGCTCCGGGCCGGCCGCAGGGATGGGCGCAGAGGGGTCGGTGGTCGGATTCCGGCCGCACTCCAGCATGCAGCGGGCGGCATCGACTGGAGGTTCCCGCTATGA
- a CDS encoding glycosyltransferase produces MPHDDATEEARPRVSVCMAAYNGARYIEEQLRSILSELEPGDEVVVVDDASTDDTATVVEALGDPRVRLHRETRNEGYVRTFEKAMTRATGDVLMLADQDDLWVEGRRLALLVAAAKSGVAASNLVLLGTGESLRSPVTRRVWRLHSAESRHALRNEWRILAGVIPYFGCAMAVRRDVLDLVLPFPPFLTESHDLWIATVANNARAMTHVDAVTVKRRLHNENASTPRPRSIGPVLRARWMLLRAWREASRRRRSRVRTPA; encoded by the coding sequence ATGCCGCATGACGATGCAACCGAGGAAGCGCGGCCGCGCGTCAGCGTCTGCATGGCGGCCTACAACGGCGCGCGCTACATCGAGGAGCAACTGCGCAGCATCCTGTCTGAGCTCGAACCCGGCGACGAGGTGGTCGTCGTCGACGACGCCAGCACGGACGACACCGCGACAGTCGTAGAGGCCCTCGGCGACCCTCGGGTGCGGCTTCATCGCGAGACGCGCAACGAGGGGTACGTCCGCACGTTCGAGAAGGCGATGACGCGCGCGACGGGGGATGTCCTCATGCTCGCCGACCAGGATGACCTCTGGGTCGAGGGGCGTCGGCTCGCACTATTGGTCGCTGCGGCGAAGTCGGGGGTCGCAGCATCCAATCTGGTCCTTCTCGGCACGGGGGAGAGCTTGCGCTCGCCGGTGACGCGCCGAGTGTGGCGGCTGCATTCGGCCGAGTCACGGCACGCTCTTCGCAACGAGTGGCGGATCCTCGCGGGAGTGATCCCGTACTTCGGCTGCGCAATGGCGGTACGCAGGGACGTCCTGGACCTCGTGCTGCCGTTCCCGCCGTTCCTCACGGAGTCCCACGACCTGTGGATTGCCACGGTCGCCAACAACGCGCGCGCGATGACCCATGTCGACGCGGTCACGGTCAAACGCCGGCTGCACAATGAGAATGCCTCCACCCCGCGCCCGAGATCGATCGGTCCCGTGCTGCGGGCGCGCTGGATGCTTCTGCGTGCCTGGCGCGAAGCGAGCAGGCGCCGCCGTTCTAGGGTGCGAACGCCAGCTTGA